The window ACCCCGTGGCCATCGTCGGGATGTCGGTGCTGCTGCCCGGCGCGCCGGACCTTGCGGCGTACTGGCGCAACCTCGTCGGCGGCGTCGACGCGATCACCGAGGTGCCGCCGGCGAAGTGGGACAGCCTCCACTACGCGCCGGACGAGCGGCGCGCCGACCGCGTCTACTGCCGGCGCGGCGGGTTCGTCGACGAACTGGCCGAAGTGGACGTCACCGGCTTCGGGATCATGCCGAACTCCGTGCCCGCCACCGAACCCGACCAGCTGATCGCGCTGCGGGTCGCGGCGCAGGCCGTCGCGGACGCGGGCGGCCCGGACCGGCTGCCCGCCGACCGGGCACGCGTCGGGGTCGTGCTCGGCCGCGGCGGGTACCTGACGCCCGGGCTCGTCCGGCTCGACCAGCGCGTCCGGACCGCGAGCCAGCTTGTCCGGACGCTCGGCGAGCTGCTGCCGGACCTCGACGAAACGCGGCTCGAAGCCGTCCGGCAGGCCTTTACCGACCAGCTCGGGCCGGAGGCGCCGGAGTCCGCGATCGGGCTCGTGCCCAACCTCGCCGCGTCGCGGCTGGCCAACCGCCTCGACCTGCGCGGCCCCGCGTACACCGTGGACGCCGCGTGCGCGTCCTCGCTGATCGCCGTCGACCACGCCGTGCGCGAGCTCGCGTCCGGCCGCTGTGACGTCGTGCTCGCCGGCGGCGTCCACCACTGCCACGACATCACGTTCTGGAGCGTGTTCACCCAGCTCGGCGCGCTGTCGCCGAGCGAGCGGATCCGGCCGTTCCACCGGGACGCCGACGGCGTGCTGATCGGCGAGGGCACCGGCGTCGTCGTGCTCAAGCGCCTGGCCGACGCCGAGCGCGACGGTGACCGCGTCTACGCCGTGGTCACCGGCACCGGCGTGGCCTCCGACGGCCGGACCGCCAGCCTGGCCAACCCGGACTCCGGCGGCCAGGTCCGCGCGGTCCGGCAGGCGTGGGCGGCCGCGGGCCTGGACCCCACGGCCCCGGACTCGCTCGGGCTCCTGGAGGCACACGGCACCGCGACCCCGGCCGGTGACGCGGCCGAGCTCGCCACCCTCGAAGAGGTCTTCGGCCCCCGCGGCGCTGCCGTGCTCGGCTCGGTCAAGTCGATGATCGGGCACACGATGCCCGCCGCCGGGATCGCCGGGCTCGTCAAGGCGGCCCTGGCCGTGTACCACGGCGTCCTGCTGCCCACCCTGCACTGCGACGACCCGCACCCGATGCTCGCGAAGACCCGCTTCTCCACTTTGGACACCGCACAGCCGTGGGACGCGGCGGTGCGCCGGGCGGGCGTCAACGCCTTCGGGTTCGGCGGGATCAACGCCCACGTCGTGCTGGAGCAGCAGGCCTCGGGCCGGGCCGCACCGGTCGTCGTCCGCGAGCCGGAACGGGTGCTGCGGCTCGCGGCGCGGTCGGTCGGCGAGTTGCGTGACCTGCTCGACCGGCCCGGAACGCGGACGGTCGGCGACGGTCCCGTCCGGCTCGGGATCGTCGATCCGACGGAGAAACGGCTGGCACTGGCCCGCAAGGCGGTCGCGCGCGGCCGGCCGTGGCGCGGCCGCAACGACGTCTGGTTCGCCGACCGCCCGCTGCTCGGGCCGGGCGGCGGCAAGCTGGCCTTCGTCTTCCCCGGCCTGGAATCGGAACTGGCGCTGAACTGTGGTGACGTCGCCCGCCACTTCGGTCTGCCGTGGCACCACGACGACGTCGAGGTCGGCGACGTCGGCCGGCAGGGCACCGCGGTCTTCGAACTTGGCCGGCTGCTCTACGCCGCGCTCGGCCGACTGGGCGTCACGCCGGACGCGGTCGCGGGCCACAGCCTGGGGGAGTGGACGGCGATGGCCGTCGCCGGACTGCACGCCGAGGACGAGGTCGACGCGTTCCTCGCCGGGTTCGACCCGGACGCGCTCGTCGTCCCCGGTCTCGCCTTCGCCGCGATCGGGGCCCCCGCGCCGCGGGTGGTGGAGGAGCTGGCCGGGCGCGCGGACGTCGTGCTCTCCCACGACAATGCGCCGAACCAGGCCATGGTCTGCGGCCCGGCGGCGGCGGTCGACACGCTCGTGACGCGCTTCCGGGACGCGGGGATCGTGGCGCAGGTGCTGCCGTTCCGGTCCGGGTTCCACACGCCGATGCTGCGGCCGTACCTCGGCCCGATCCGCGCGGCGGCCGCCGGCTTCACGCTGCATCCTCCGGCGCTGCCGATCTGGTCGGCGACCACGGTGTCGGAGTACCCGGCCGCAGAGGCGGACGTCCGCGACCTGTTCGTCCGGCACCTGCTCGAACCGGTCCGGTTCCGCCCGC of the Amycolatopsis sp. NBC_01488 genome contains:
- a CDS encoding beta-ketoacyl synthase N-terminal-like domain-containing protein yields the protein MPDPVAIVGMSVLLPGAPDLAAYWRNLVGGVDAITEVPPAKWDSLHYAPDERRADRVYCRRGGFVDELAEVDVTGFGIMPNSVPATEPDQLIALRVAAQAVADAGGPDRLPADRARVGVVLGRGGYLTPGLVRLDQRVRTASQLVRTLGELLPDLDETRLEAVRQAFTDQLGPEAPESAIGLVPNLAASRLANRLDLRGPAYTVDAACASSLIAVDHAVRELASGRCDVVLAGGVHHCHDITFWSVFTQLGALSPSERIRPFHRDADGVLIGEGTGVVVLKRLADAERDGDRVYAVVTGTGVASDGRTASLANPDSGGQVRAVRQAWAAAGLDPTAPDSLGLLEAHGTATPAGDAAELATLEEVFGPRGAAVLGSVKSMIGHTMPAAGIAGLVKAALAVYHGVLLPTLHCDDPHPMLAKTRFSTLDTAQPWDAAVRRAGVNAFGFGGINAHVVLEQQASGRAAPVVVREPERVLRLAARSVGELRDLLDRPGTRTVGDGPVRLGIVDPTEKRLALARKAVARGRPWRGRNDVWFADRPLLGPGGGKLAFVFPGLESELALNCGDVARHFGLPWHHDDVEVGDVGRQGTAVFELGRLLYAALGRLGVTPDAVAGHSLGEWTAMAVAGLHAEDEVDAFLAGFDPDALVVPGLAFAAIGAPAPRVVEELAGRADVVLSHDNAPNQAMVCGPAAAVDTLVTRFRDAGIVAQVLPFRSGFHTPMLRPYLGPIRAAAAGFTLHPPALPIWSATTVSEYPAAEADVRDLFVRHLLEPVRFRPLVRAMHAAGFRAFVQVGAGQLGSLVGDTLHGEDHLVVAAHSAHRPGLAQLRRVATALWADGADLDFTRLPGDRPAPHKAVKLDLGGHLISLDDEVRARIALPAVRESTVDNLAGKGPLAAEFAALLADTAELASTVLSGRPAAKKRLPPPKELDTTLTVSVEAMPYLLDHCFFKQPPQADPGDRWPVVPATTVIDHLMGFAEQAAPGRRAVAVHDVRLSQWIAAVPAVSVGVRVRPQGPDRVLAALDGYSQATVELAPAYPADAPAPWRFPASAEQVPETTAAQLYDERWMFHGPLFQGVTELTAVGERHVRAVLTTPAAPGALLDNVGQVLGYWIMSRLRERTTVFPVGMREIRFHGPHPAPGERLECLVKITALSEEFLDADMQLVHDGQVWAEFTGWRDRRFDSTPHIRQADRTPERSTLSLDQPGGWALVHEQWPDLATRELIMRNYLAGPERDAYDQRPPRGRRQWLLGRIAAKDAVRQFLWAGGEPEMFPAELRIGNDDAGRPHATGAYGRELPPVTVSLAHRGEVGVAIARHGRCGIDVEEVVPRVESTVDAALGAGEQVLFASLPGDPERWFARFWTAKEAVAKLLGTGLRGEPRDFEVVAATAGALTVRVAGTDHAVHCTDVDSLPGAPPRRYVVAWTEETKETAE